One genomic window of Chrysiogenes arsenatis DSM 11915 includes the following:
- a CDS encoding ATP-binding protein, whose protein sequence is MISSTGQMHLLSWRDQNQSRPNVDALDRTYFTVHKDPQHGLYIGTPLRNKLDGQWFIPISRALYTGDQLNFVVMVGVDSQVFQQHFKLLNIGSSGTMALWRKPHGEALLYHPFREELHGVAMEQNPIFLDNRLQQKSYDSFQWLFADGGNTNYYISYRTVEQLPLVVSATIQEVEYLAKWRQERLFTIVSLMLLSVVLGGFGIYTMQQLSLQERTDKALRTSHGNFEVLLDSMDAIIYVSDIDTYELIYINQRAKKLYGNVIGAKCWMYLQEGQQGPCPFCRYHLLRDKDGLPSQESIVWENQVPSTKQWFQRRDRSIYWSDGRIVHLQIASDITELKESEALIRANLEEERNINKMKSTFIQTVSHEFRTPLAGIMGSAEILERYFGRISEEQRLQHLLSIRMGVKRMVAILEDVLILGSLDSGQTAFNPQPLDLANLCHLVLTEARQAHDGRIILLDDDQAPRNVDADEKLLRYILTNLLSNALKYSPSDKPVHLQIRQQHDNYVVFCVRDEGIGIPEEEQKNMFKSFYRCSNTEGIKGTGLGLIIVQKCVFLHGGTIEFTSKEGQGTSFYFYLPIHSRCHMPVSF, encoded by the coding sequence GTGATTTCTTCTACAGGGCAAATGCACCTCCTTTCATGGCGCGATCAAAATCAGAGCAGGCCTAATGTTGATGCCCTTGATCGCACATATTTTACCGTCCATAAAGATCCGCAACACGGCTTGTACATCGGCACTCCGCTCAGAAATAAGCTTGATGGTCAGTGGTTTATTCCCATCAGCCGCGCTCTGTACACTGGTGATCAACTTAACTTTGTGGTCATGGTCGGCGTCGATTCACAAGTTTTTCAGCAGCATTTCAAATTACTGAATATTGGTAGCTCTGGAACGATGGCACTCTGGCGCAAACCTCATGGTGAAGCTCTTCTATACCATCCTTTTCGCGAAGAACTTCATGGCGTAGCTATGGAGCAGAATCCTATCTTCCTAGACAACCGTTTACAGCAGAAGTCCTATGATAGCTTCCAATGGTTGTTTGCGGATGGGGGTAACACGAACTACTACATCAGTTATCGCACTGTTGAGCAGCTGCCTTTGGTGGTAAGTGCCACTATACAGGAGGTGGAATACTTGGCCAAGTGGCGGCAAGAGCGTCTATTTACTATAGTAAGCTTGATGCTTCTGTCTGTGGTGCTCGGTGGTTTCGGAATCTATACTATGCAGCAACTTTCCTTGCAGGAAAGAACCGATAAGGCTCTAAGGACTTCACATGGTAACTTTGAAGTACTTTTAGACAGCATGGATGCGATTATTTATGTTTCGGATATTGATACTTATGAGCTTATTTACATCAACCAGCGCGCAAAGAAACTTTATGGAAACGTTATTGGAGCGAAATGTTGGATGTATCTTCAGGAAGGCCAACAAGGGCCTTGTCCTTTCTGCCGCTATCATTTGCTGCGAGATAAGGACGGCTTGCCCAGCCAAGAGAGCATAGTCTGGGAAAATCAGGTGCCCTCAACTAAGCAGTGGTTCCAGAGGCGCGATCGTTCCATTTACTGGAGCGATGGACGAATCGTTCATCTTCAGATTGCTAGCGACATCACGGAGCTTAAAGAGTCGGAGGCACTCATACGCGCCAACCTAGAAGAAGAACGTAATATTAACAAGATGAAAAGCACTTTCATTCAGACAGTATCACATGAATTCCGCACCCCTCTTGCTGGGATCATGGGATCTGCCGAAATCCTAGAGCGTTACTTCGGTCGCATTAGCGAGGAGCAGCGCTTGCAGCACCTATTATCCATCCGCATGGGAGTCAAGCGCATGGTTGCTATATTAGAAGACGTGCTGATCTTGGGTAGCTTAGATTCTGGCCAGACAGCATTCAACCCTCAACCGCTTGATCTCGCTAACCTATGTCATCTTGTCTTAACTGAAGCGCGGCAGGCGCATGATGGCCGGATAATACTTCTTGATGACGATCAGGCACCACGCAATGTGGATGCTGACGAAAAACTTCTGCGCTACATTCTCACTAACCTGCTAAGCAATGCGCTAAAGTACTCGCCTTCCGACAAACCGGTTCATCTACAGATTAGACAGCAACATGATAATTACGTTGTTTTCTGTGTTCGGGATGAAGGTATTGGCATACCGGAAGAGGAGCAAAAGAACATGTTCAAGTCATTCTACCGCTGTTCCAATACCGAAGGCATTAAGGGAACAGGGCTGGGGCTAATTATCGTGCAGAAATGTGTATTCCTCCACGGTGGAACCATAGAGTTCACCAGTAAAGAGGGGCAGGGAACTTCATTTTATTTCTACTTGCCCATTCACTCACGTTGCCATATGCCAGTTAGCTTTTAA
- the istB gene encoding IS21-like element helper ATPase IstB, producing MQLIDGMLKELRLSGFKQHLSSLQDQALENSWSYSEFLSHLCEREIANRFQTRVSNWRRESSLNNAKNLTNLSLENYPREVMQTIRQLQQSTDWVDGANNILFFGPSGVGKSHIANALGLHLIDQGVRVKALSAVSLVQQLQTAKNALDLIGFMSKLDKYRVIIIDDIGYVKKTEGETQVLFEFIAHRYESGSLIITSNQPFSAWDQIFPDSLMTVAAVDRIIHHGWIIQIEGESYRKKQKLSR from the coding sequence ATGCAACTAATAGACGGCATGCTCAAAGAGTTGCGTCTGAGCGGATTCAAACAGCACCTATCATCATTGCAGGATCAGGCACTAGAGAATAGTTGGAGCTACAGCGAATTTCTTAGCCATCTGTGCGAACGTGAAATTGCTAATCGTTTCCAGACGCGGGTGAGTAATTGGCGCCGCGAAAGCAGCCTCAATAATGCGAAAAATCTGACAAATTTATCATTAGAAAACTATCCACGGGAGGTTATGCAAACCATACGACAATTACAACAGTCCACCGACTGGGTTGATGGTGCCAATAACATACTCTTCTTTGGCCCTTCCGGTGTCGGCAAGTCACATATTGCAAACGCGTTAGGGTTGCACCTTATCGACCAAGGGGTACGCGTCAAGGCATTGAGTGCCGTGAGCCTCGTTCAGCAACTCCAGACAGCGAAAAACGCATTGGATCTTATTGGATTTATGAGCAAGCTGGATAAATATAGAGTCATAATTATTGACGACATTGGCTACGTAAAAAAAACAGAAGGAGAAACACAGGTACTCTTCGAATTTATTGCGCACCGTTACGAGAGTGGGAGCCTGATAATAACCAGCAACCAGCCATTCAGCGCATGGGATCAGATATTTCCAGATAGCTTAATGACCGTAGCGGCAGTCGATCGCATCATTCACCATGGATGGATCATACAAATAGAGGGGGAAAGTTATAGAAAAAAACAGAAACTAAGCCGTTAA